The sequence CCAAAATCGGCTTCTTACCCACTCGCGACATCGTCGTTCACCCTGGTTTGATCAATCACCAAATGTAACAGATCACTTCTCCGCCGACCTGGCGTTTTCTCGATTCACGGTCGGTCATCATGCCCTGCGTCGTAGACATCACGGCCGTTCCCAAGCCCCCCCGCACTTTGGGAATGCCGTCCTTATCCACATAGACCCGCCGGCCGGGGCGACTGATTCTTCGCATCCCGTTGATGATCGAAACGTCTTTCGCGTATTTCAGCTTGATCCGAAGCACCGGGTGCCGGCCTTCCGACACCGTTTCGATGCCTCGAATATACCCCTCCTCCGCCAAGAGACGGGCGATGTTTTGCTTGAGCTTTGAAGCCGGGATGTCTACCGACTCGTATTTGCGCTGGATGGCATTACGCATCCGGTTCAACATATCCGAAATGGGATCGGTCATCATCGACGAAAAATTCCTCCTACCA is a genomic window of Nitrospiria bacterium containing:
- the rpsH gene encoding 30S ribosomal protein S8, with product MMTDPISDMLNRMRNAIQRKYESVDIPASKLKQNIARLLAEEGYIRGIETVSEGRHPVLRIKLKYAKDVSIINGMRRISRPGRRVYVDKDGIPKVRGGLGTAVMSTTQGMMTDRESRKRQVGGEVICYIW